In a genomic window of Nostoc sp. UHCC 0870:
- a CDS encoding cation:proton antiporter, translating into MSANLLTDTPIIAFTILLTVIFTVPPIFERLRLPGLVGLLLAGVILGQSGLKLLDPDSDTITLLSDIGKVYLMFVAGLEIDIEQFRKTKNRSIGFGILTFLVPMIAGIMVGRLFDFSWNASVLIGSLLASHTLLAYPIVSRLGVVMNEAVTVTIGATIFTDTGALLVLAICVGIHNGEFTTLSLLTLLGGLAIYSIIVLFGFDWLGKEFFRRSGDEQSNQFLFILLALFLASVGAQIIGVEKIVGAFLAGLAVNDVLGRSPVKEKVEFMGSVLFIPCFFVDMGLLINIPAFIKTLSSFWLTLFIVLALIGSKFLAALFAKLIYRYNTAELLTMWSLSLPQVAATLAATLVAYQTVNGANERLIDEGVLNSVIVLMLVTAILGPIITARFAASLQLPQAELDTDSLAIWWGNADEQLVEENHYPFTVLVPIYNPQTQRYLIEMAALLARHESGRIMPLAIAQAHVHMDDPQLGIALEKSQQRLKLAKDISQEFDVQVLTAIRIDDDVALGISRTSREQNASLVLMGWSRTTGLRARLFGNVIDSVFWSSHCPVAVARLLNSPGTIHRILVPVGDLMPQTVGALRFAQILADSNQGEVVLLHVCAMNTPAPLIEQFTSQLSDIVANSQVQVNIEIKTIRDDDVAKAIIREASAFDLAVLRAVRYRTTGGFAVSEVTTQVINELTCSIVLLGASHS; encoded by the coding sequence ATGAGTGCAAATTTACTAACTGATACTCCTATTATTGCGTTTACAATACTGCTGACAGTAATCTTTACTGTACCGCCGATATTTGAACGATTAAGATTACCTGGATTAGTAGGGTTACTATTAGCTGGTGTCATTTTGGGACAAAGTGGATTAAAGCTTCTAGATCCAGATTCCGACACCATCACACTACTTTCGGATATCGGCAAAGTTTATTTAATGTTTGTGGCAGGGTTAGAGATTGATATTGAGCAATTTAGAAAAACTAAAAATCGCTCAATTGGATTTGGGATTTTAACATTTTTAGTGCCAATGATTGCTGGCATTATGGTAGGTAGATTATTTGATTTTAGCTGGAATGCTTCTGTATTAATTGGTTCTTTATTAGCTTCTCATACCCTCTTGGCATATCCAATTGTAAGTCGCCTGGGTGTAGTGATGAATGAAGCTGTTACCGTCACAATTGGGGCTACGATTTTCACTGATACAGGTGCATTGCTAGTGCTAGCAATTTGTGTGGGAATTCATAACGGAGAATTCACAACACTTAGTTTATTAACTTTGTTAGGTGGGCTAGCAATTTACTCAATTATCGTTCTGTTTGGTTTTGACTGGTTAGGTAAAGAGTTTTTTCGTCGCTCTGGAGATGAACAGAGTAATCAGTTTTTGTTCATTTTACTAGCATTATTTCTAGCATCTGTGGGAGCGCAGATTATCGGAGTAGAGAAAATTGTTGGTGCGTTTTTAGCAGGTTTAGCTGTAAATGATGTTTTGGGACGTAGCCCTGTTAAAGAAAAAGTTGAGTTTATGGGTAGTGTGTTATTTATCCCTTGTTTTTTTGTAGATATGGGATTATTAATTAATATTCCTGCCTTTATCAAAACTCTTTCTTCCTTTTGGCTGACTTTATTTATTGTTTTGGCGTTAATTGGCAGCAAATTTTTAGCAGCATTATTCGCTAAATTGATTTACCGCTACAACACTGCGGAATTGCTAACAATGTGGTCGCTTTCGTTACCCCAGGTAGCGGCTACATTAGCAGCAACATTAGTGGCTTATCAAACTGTGAATGGTGCGAATGAAAGGTTAATTGATGAAGGTGTCTTAAATAGTGTCATTGTTTTGATGTTGGTGACAGCAATTTTGGGGCCAATAATTACAGCTAGATTTGCCGCTTCCTTACAACTTCCCCAAGCAGAATTAGACACAGATAGCCTAGCAATTTGGTGGGGAAATGCTGACGAACAACTAGTTGAAGAAAATCACTATCCTTTTACGGTATTAGTACCAATCTATAACCCACAAACCCAGCGATATCTGATAGAAATGGCAGCATTACTGGCGCGTCATGAATCAGGGCGGATCATGCCATTGGCGATCGCTCAAGCTCATGTACATATGGATGATCCACAGTTAGGAATAGCACTGGAAAAGAGTCAGCAAAGATTGAAATTAGCTAAAGATATTAGTCAAGAGTTCGATGTGCAAGTGCTAACTGCTATTCGGATTGATGATGATGTGGCTTTAGGCATTAGCCGCACTAGTCGGGAACAAAACGCTAGTTTAGTGCTGATGGGTTGGTCTCGGACAACCGGTTTACGCGCCCGCTTATTTGGTAATGTGATTGATAGTGTTTTCTGGTCATCTCATTGTCCAGTAGCGGTAGCACGGTTGTTAAATAGCCCAGGTACAATCCACAGAATTTTAGTCCCAGTAGGGGACTTAATGCCGCAAACTGTGGGTGCTTTACGATTTGCTCAAATCCTGGCTGATAGTAATCAAGGTGAGGTAGTGCTATTACACGTATGCGCCATGAATACACCAGCACCTCTGATAGAGCAGTTTACATCGCAATTGTCTGATATTGTTGCTAACAGTCAGGTGCAAGTGAATATAGAGATTAAAACAATTAGAGATGATGACGTTGCTAAAGCAATTATCCGAGAAGCCTCAGCTTTTGATTTAGCGGTGTTGCGTGCTGTTCGTTATCGGACAACAGGCGGATTTGCTGTTAGTGAAGTGACGACTCAAGTAATTAACGAATTGACCTGCTCAATTGTATTATTGGGAGCATCTCATTCATGA
- a CDS encoding N-6 DNA methylase: MKLADILKDSNYKLSQFTIAEIEQLEQTITLKTTKNGEVAYTLCLVRQKAIKLTPEEAIRQLYLRVLRDRLHYPLSRIQVEYGVNFGREVKRADIVVMDKDRPNTVYILVELKKPKLKDGKDQLRSYCNATGSPIAVWTNGDQISYYQRKDPNYFEDIPGLPNANQTLADILQIKFTLEDLIANDKLVKENKSLKTLIEEMEDEVLANAGVDVFEELFKLIFTKLYDEWYSGQGNRRSTRSLEFRNTGQTEAALKTKIQDLFDKAKKKWEGVFSEDAKISLTPSHLSVCVSSLENVKLFNSNLDVIDEAFEYLINQSSKGEKGQFFTPRYVIDLCVKMLNPQEDEYMIDTAAGSSGFPVHTIFHVWRQILADEGLQASHLFSLEDKPPRCKEYVEDKVFAIDFDEKAVRVARTLNLIAGDGQTNVLHLNTLDYELWDEVTEQEDWDNIYHEGFRRLKKLRPKGSKDYREFQFDVLMANPPFAGDIKEPRMIARYDLAKKPDGKWQSKVGRDILFIERNLDFLKPGGRMAIVLPQGRFNNSSDKNIRDFIAERCRILAVVGLHGNTFKPHTGTKTSVLFLQKWNDDPKAGALCPRKDDYNIFFATMRKSGKDNSGDKIWRKISSSTASPSDEEISDLMPPSPVQRVVGVESDFLQDEHGHLVVDHDLYNHEGLTEDGIAEAFVEFAKKENFSFFELSPSVTQFDAVRYQQLMDGLEAVELSLNEALKENISFRVDSDFFKKQYLQEYFQRNKFDNIVLGDIAFITDGQHGYHEVDQTSNIAHITAKNTKNWFTDKIGADGLAQWVDDKNKRSSLQEHDILLANRGTVGCCSIVKRDILPANIDQDIARIALIPNSLIIPEYLLTYLNSNIGYDWVIRNSSGMVQQGLPLNKVRLIPIPLLNREFQLRIKSLINLSWETKEVSKEMYQQAEDLLLSELGLNDWQPKEETIAVKSFAESFLSSGRLDAEYYQPKYDQAEEAIKNCGFPSQNLGSLIEPIQNGFDYREYTEEGTPYIRVGDVKNGQINFESAVKIPITMADVDKPVGLQIGDILFTRKGSFGNSAVVTELEVNGIISSEIMLVRLTSVSRQKVLPEYVSLFLNSKFGYLQVERRVHGVAYYSISQPDLANLLIPILPKPQQQKIVEKINSSFLLKLKSKQLLEIAKTGVERAIETDEATATTWINRQLEALEVELS; the protein is encoded by the coding sequence ATGAAATTAGCCGATATCCTCAAAGACTCAAATTACAAGCTGTCGCAGTTTACGATAGCTGAAATTGAGCAGTTAGAGCAGACAATTACCCTCAAGACAACCAAAAACGGTGAGGTTGCTTATACGCTTTGTTTGGTGCGCCAAAAGGCGATTAAGCTAACACCAGAGGAGGCAATTCGTCAACTATATTTACGAGTTTTACGCGATCGCTTACACTATCCCCTCAGTCGTATTCAGGTTGAGTATGGGGTGAACTTTGGGCGAGAAGTGAAACGGGCAGACATCGTGGTGATGGACAAAGACCGTCCTAACACAGTCTACATACTTGTAGAGCTAAAAAAGCCAAAACTCAAGGATGGCAAAGACCAGCTGCGCTCTTATTGTAACGCCACCGGTTCGCCGATCGCAGTCTGGACGAATGGCGATCAAATTTCCTACTACCAGCGCAAAGACCCCAATTATTTTGAAGATATTCCGGGGCTACCCAATGCTAATCAAACCCTAGCAGATATTCTCCAGATAAAGTTCACCCTGGAAGACCTGATCGCTAATGACAAGTTGGTGAAGGAGAATAAATCTCTCAAGACCTTGATCGAAGAAATGGAAGATGAGGTGTTAGCCAATGCTGGCGTAGATGTATTTGAGGAACTGTTTAAGCTGATTTTCACCAAGCTCTATGATGAGTGGTATTCTGGGCAAGGCAACAGGCGATCGACCCGTTCTTTAGAATTTCGCAATACGGGACAGACAGAAGCCGCACTGAAAACTAAGATTCAGGATCTATTCGACAAAGCCAAGAAAAAGTGGGAAGGGGTGTTTAGTGAAGATGCCAAAATTAGCCTCACGCCATCTCACCTGTCGGTTTGTGTGTCGTCGTTAGAAAATGTCAAGCTGTTTAACTCCAACCTGGATGTAATCGATGAAGCCTTTGAGTATTTGATCAACCAGAGCAGCAAGGGCGAAAAGGGACAGTTTTTTACACCGCGCTATGTAATTGATCTGTGCGTAAAGATGCTCAACCCCCAAGAGGATGAGTACATGATTGATACGGCTGCGGGGTCATCGGGGTTTCCGGTGCATACGATTTTTCATGTGTGGCGGCAGATTTTGGCAGATGAGGGATTGCAAGCGAGTCATTTGTTTTCCCTGGAAGATAAGCCACCCCGGTGCAAAGAGTATGTGGAAGACAAGGTTTTTGCCATCGACTTTGATGAAAAGGCGGTGCGGGTAGCACGGACGCTAAACCTGATTGCAGGTGATGGACAGACGAATGTATTGCACCTAAACACCCTGGATTATGAACTCTGGGATGAAGTCACCGAGCAAGAAGATTGGGATAACATTTACCATGAAGGGTTCAGGCGACTGAAAAAGCTGCGACCGAAAGGTAGCAAGGACTATCGAGAGTTTCAGTTTGATGTGCTAATGGCGAATCCGCCCTTTGCAGGGGACATCAAAGAACCGCGCATGATTGCCCGCTATGACTTGGCGAAAAAGCCGGATGGCAAGTGGCAAAGTAAGGTAGGGCGCGACATTTTGTTTATTGAGCGCAACTTGGATTTTTTGAAACCAGGGGGCAGAATGGCGATCGTGCTTCCCCAGGGACGGTTCAACAACTCATCTGATAAGAACATTCGAGATTTTATTGCGGAACGCTGCCGAATTTTGGCGGTAGTCGGACTACACGGCAACACCTTTAAGCCGCACACAGGCACAAAAACTTCAGTGCTGTTTTTACAGAAATGGAACGACGACCCCAAAGCTGGCGCACTTTGCCCCCGAAAGGATGACTACAACATTTTTTTTGCCACCATGCGAAAGTCGGGGAAGGATAACTCTGGAGACAAGATTTGGCGGAAGATTTCATCGTCTACAGCTTCACCAAGCGATGAGGAAATCAGCGATTTGATGCCGCCTTCTCCGGTGCAACGAGTTGTTGGGGTAGAGAGCGATTTTTTACAAGATGAACACGGTCATTTAGTGGTGGATCATGACCTGTATAACCACGAGGGACTGACGGAAGACGGTATCGCGGAAGCATTTGTTGAGTTTGCCAAAAAGGAGAACTTCAGTTTTTTTGAACTCAGCCCATCTGTTACACAGTTTGATGCTGTGAGGTATCAGCAGTTGATGGATGGGCTTGAAGCGGTTGAATTGAGTTTGAATGAAGCTTTGAAAGAAAATATTTCTTTTAGAGTAGATAGTGATTTTTTTAAAAAACAATATTTACAAGAATATTTTCAAAGAAATAAATTTGATAATATTGTTCTTGGTGATATTGCATTTATTACCGATGGTCAGCATGGCTATCATGAAGTAGATCAAACATCAAACATTGCTCACATAACAGCTAAAAATACGAAAAACTGGTTTACAGATAAAATTGGTGCAGATGGATTAGCTCAATGGGTTGATGATAAAAATAAACGCTCTTCTCTTCAAGAACATGATATTCTTCTTGCTAATCGTGGAACAGTAGGATGTTGTTCTATTGTTAAAAGGGATATTTTGCCAGCAAATATAGATCAAGATATTGCCAGAATAGCACTTATTCCAAATTCCCTAATTATTCCTGAATATCTCTTAACCTACCTAAATTCAAATATCGGCTATGACTGGGTTATTAGAAATTCTTCCGGTATGGTTCAGCAAGGATTACCTTTAAATAAGGTCAGATTAATACCCATACCTCTTTTAAATAGAGAATTTCAACTAAGAATAAAATCATTAATTAACCTATCTTGGGAAACAAAAGAGGTTTCTAAGGAAATGTATCAACAAGCTGAAGATTTGCTGTTGTCAGAGCTTGGCTTGAATGACTGGCAACCCAAGGAAGAAACCATTGCCGTCAAGAGTTTTGCTGAGTCGTTCCTGTCCTCTGGTCGCTTAGATGCTGAATATTATCAACCAAAATATGATCAAGCAGAAGAAGCTATTAAAAATTGTGGTTTTCCATCTCAAAACTTAGGTTCATTGATAGAACCAATTCAAAACGGTTTTGACTATCGGGAGTATACAGAAGAAGGTACGCCTTATATTCGCGTTGGCGATGTCAAAAACGGACAGATTAATTTTGAAAGTGCCGTAAAAATTCCAATTACGATGGCTGATGTTGATAAGCCTGTGGGTTTACAAATAGGAGATATTCTTTTTACCCGTAAAGGTAGTTTTGGTAATTCCGCAGTTGTTACAGAACTAGAAGTTAATGGGATTATTAGCAGTGAAATTATGCTTGTACGTTTAACATCAGTTTCTAGACAAAAAGTTTTACCAGAGTATGTAAGTTTATTTTTGAATTCAAAATTTGGTTACTTACAGGTTGAGCGTCGAGTGCATGGTGTGGCTTACTACAGTATTTCTCAACCAGATTTAGCCAATTTGTTAATTCCGATTTTACCAAAACCTCAACAGCAAAAGATTGTTGAAAAGATAAATTCATCATTTTTATTAAAACTAAAATCCAAACAACTGCTAGAAATTGCTAAAACAGGAGTAGAACGGGCAATAGAGACTGATGAAGCGACAGCCACAACTTGGATAAATCGGCAACTTGAAGCCTTGGAGGTAGAACTGTCATGA
- a CDS encoding nucleotidyltransferase family protein — MTITAIDIPMDQIREFCHKWQVTEFALFGSVLRDDFRPESDIDVLIAFSPTAKRGLTETLQMRDELQAIFNRPVDLIVKAAIKRSENWLRRKNILESAQVIYAA; from the coding sequence ATGACGATTACTGCAATAGATATACCAATGGATCAGATTCGTGAGTTTTGTCACAAGTGGCAAGTTACCGAATTTGCCTTGTTTGGCTCTGTTTTACGCGATGATTTTCGCCCCGAAAGCGATATTGATGTGTTGATCGCCTTTTCTCCAACTGCGAAACGGGGGTTAACCGAAACTCTGCAAATGCGCGATGAACTGCAAGCTATTTTTAACCGACCTGTAGATTTGATTGTAAAAGCTGCGATCAAGCGCAGTGAAAACTGGCTCAGACGTAAAAATATTTTGGAATCTGCACAAGTCATTTATGCCGCGTGA
- a CDS encoding HepT-like ribonuclease domain-containing protein: MPRDQEFVIDIANAIRRSLRYANGVSKSELETNDEKLSAILYQITIIGEATKRLSQSFRQQHQEIPWRQMAAMRDVIVHEYDQLDFDVIWDVVENKLPELLNLIDSLL, encoded by the coding sequence ATGCCGCGTGACCAAGAATTTGTGATCGACATCGCTAATGCCATTAGGCGCAGCTTACGCTATGCAAATGGAGTTAGCAAATCAGAACTAGAAACTAATGACGAGAAATTGTCTGCAATCCTCTACCAAATTACAATTATTGGCGAAGCCACCAAAAGGCTTTCCCAGTCGTTCCGTCAGCAACATCAAGAAATTCCCTGGCGACAAATGGCAGCAATGCGAGATGTGATAGTCCATGAGTACGATCAGCTTGATTTTGATGTGATATGGGATGTTGTTGAAAACAAATTGCCAGAACTTTTGAACTTGATTGATTCTTTACTTTAA
- a CDS encoding type II toxin-antitoxin system RelN family antitoxin, which yields MKALKVMATINEEGQLTLDHPLLTDKNSRVEVIVLIPEEEVLEDQSQAEVLADFRQAWREAMTGQTIPVAQLWEGLEAIGIN from the coding sequence ATGAAAGCACTTAAAGTTATGGCAACAATCAATGAGGAGGGACAACTAACTTTAGATCATCCGCTTTTAACTGATAAAAATAGCCGAGTAGAAGTAATTGTGCTAATCCCTGAAGAAGAAGTTCTGGAAGATCAATCTCAAGCAGAAGTCTTAGCAGATTTCCGGCAAGCTTGGCGCGAAGCCATGACTGGGCAAACTATCCCGGTGGCTCAACTGTGGGAAGGTCTTGAAGCTATTGGCATTAATTGA
- the nagA gene encoding N-acetylglucosamine-6-phosphate deacetylase, translated as MPNSHLVDIINARVPGYQDLQMLSVNQEGIIEQILPIETVFKRVSPPSLQILDVAGDWISLGGVDLQINGALGLAFPDLSVENSYVLEKISKFLWDVGVDGYLPTLVTTSVENIQRSLAVIADFISTPKTGSQILGVHLEGPFLNYQKRGAHPAEYLLPLTIDQVKRVLGDYAHVVKVITLAPELDPTGEVIPYLRSLGITVSLGHSQATETQAKHAFELGATMVTHAFNAMPPLHHREPGLLGAAITHPGVMCGFIADGQHITPTMLQILLRASQGLFLVSDALSPLGLPDGVYPWDSREIEVKNGTARLADGTLSGTTLPLLVGVQNLVNWGVCDVETAIALATDAPRQAIGLPGISSNQKANLLRWHWDETTKELNWKRLGNFSG; from the coding sequence ATGCCCAATTCCCACCTTGTAGACATTATCAATGCTAGAGTTCCTGGCTACCAAGATTTGCAGATGCTTTCAGTTAATCAAGAGGGCATAATTGAGCAAATCCTGCCAATAGAGACAGTATTTAAACGGGTTTCGCCACCGTCATTGCAAATATTAGATGTGGCTGGGGATTGGATTTCTTTGGGCGGTGTTGATTTACAGATTAACGGTGCTTTAGGTTTAGCTTTTCCTGATTTATCTGTTGAAAACTCTTACGTATTAGAGAAAATTAGCAAATTTTTATGGGATGTGGGGGTAGATGGATATTTACCGACACTGGTGACAACTTCAGTAGAGAACATACAGCGATCGCTAGCTGTGATTGCAGATTTTATCTCGACTCCCAAAACAGGTTCTCAGATTCTGGGAGTCCATCTAGAAGGGCCATTTTTAAATTATCAAAAGCGTGGCGCACATCCGGCAGAGTATTTATTACCCTTAACTATTGATCAGGTAAAGCGGGTTTTGGGTGATTATGCTCATGTTGTCAAAGTCATCACTTTAGCACCAGAGTTAGATCCTACTGGGGAAGTCATCCCTTATTTACGTTCTTTAGGTATCACCGTCAGTTTAGGACATTCTCAAGCCACAGAGACACAAGCAAAACACGCCTTTGAACTGGGTGCAACAATGGTGACTCATGCCTTTAATGCGATGCCACCCCTACACCACCGCGAACCAGGTTTATTAGGCGCAGCCATTACCCATCCTGGGGTAATGTGTGGTTTTATTGCTGATGGACAACACATTACACCCACCATGTTGCAAATTCTCCTCCGTGCCAGTCAGGGACTATTTTTAGTTAGCGATGCCCTTTCACCTTTAGGACTACCTGATGGGGTTTATCCTTGGGATAGTCGGGAAATAGAAGTAAAAAACGGCACTGCACGGCTAGCAGATGGAACATTATCGGGGACAACTCTACCCTTATTGGTGGGAGTACAGAACTTGGTGAACTGGGGTGTTTGTGACGTAGAAACTGCGATCGCTTTAGCTACGGATGCACCTAGACAGGCGATCGGTCTACCAGGAATTTCCTCTAATCAAAAAGCTAACTTATTACGTTGGCATTGGGATGAGACGACAAAAGAACTTAATTGGAAGCGATTAGGGAATTTTTCTGGCTAA
- the purE gene encoding 5-(carboxyamino)imidazole ribonucleotide mutase — MSPVVGIIMGSDSDLPTMKDAIAVCDEFGIENEVAIVSAHRTPERMVQYAQQAHQRGIKVIIAGAGGAAHLPGMVASLTPLPVIGVPIATRNLQGVDSLYSIVQMPAGIPVATVAIGNAKNAGLLAVQILATHQPELLEKVQKYRQSLSNMVMGKQAKLEELGYTQYLEQEF, encoded by the coding sequence ATGTCTCCTGTTGTTGGCATTATTATGGGCAGTGATTCCGATTTGCCCACTATGAAAGATGCGATCGCTGTTTGTGATGAGTTTGGCATTGAGAACGAGGTAGCGATCGTTTCTGCCCATCGGACTCCAGAAAGGATGGTGCAATATGCCCAACAAGCGCACCAAAGAGGAATTAAAGTCATCATTGCTGGAGCTGGTGGTGCTGCTCATCTTCCTGGCATGGTAGCATCTTTAACACCATTACCTGTGATTGGTGTTCCCATCGCTACCCGCAATTTACAAGGTGTGGATTCTTTGTATTCTATTGTTCAGATGCCAGCAGGCATTCCCGTTGCTACAGTGGCGATAGGTAACGCTAAAAATGCCGGACTCTTAGCCGTGCAAATTTTGGCTACTCACCAGCCAGAACTACTAGAAAAAGTCCAAAAGTACCGTCAAAGTTTATCTAATATGGTCATGGGCAAGCAAGCAAAACTAGAAGAACTAGGATATACCCAATATTTAGAACAAGAATTTTAA
- a CDS encoding ammonium transporter → MNKRIRPWQRMMVLAIGSVVLAIFAPTVVQAADPPNLQSLSETTIKLQISIDTIWVLITGFLVFFMQAGFAMLEAGFSQQKGVVNALLENFVDAAVTILAWWAIGFGIAFGTSAGGLLGTDTFFLSQLPNSDGIYPMGAPGSMAAINTYTLFFFQFAFAATASTITTGSLLGRTDFIGDLIYSAVMGAFSYPIIVHWAWNVDGWLSKLSYHDFAGSSIVHSVGGWTALVGAYLLGPRPGRTPWGTPPPAHNLSLVTLGTMILWFGWYGFNPGSTLGAGNTGLIGLVTVNTTLSAGAAALAAMIFQYIRTSKWNLEYCLNGSLGGLVAITAACAYVVPWAAVLIGLTAGILVVLGIDLIESLKIDDPVAAFSIHGINGMMGTLSVGFLGQAELTLNKKAGLLLGGGIELLGIQLLGVVAIAVFTVGLSFVMFAGLKAIGRLRVHPEGDRLGIDVYEHGASVWPDVYAVDKLVEEKKYHPKSSDVTTFENE, encoded by the coding sequence ATGAATAAGCGTATTCGACCTTGGCAACGCATGATGGTGCTGGCGATCGGTTCGGTGGTATTGGCAATTTTTGCCCCTACAGTTGTACAAGCAGCAGATCCTCCCAATTTGCAGTCTTTATCAGAAACTACGATCAAACTGCAAATTTCGATTGACACTATATGGGTACTAATCACTGGGTTTTTAGTATTCTTTATGCAAGCTGGCTTTGCAATGTTAGAAGCCGGTTTTTCCCAGCAAAAAGGTGTAGTTAACGCTTTATTGGAAAATTTTGTTGATGCGGCTGTCACTATCTTAGCGTGGTGGGCAATAGGTTTTGGGATTGCTTTTGGTACAAGTGCTGGAGGTTTGTTAGGAACAGACACATTTTTTTTGAGCCAGCTACCTAATAGTGATGGGATCTATCCAATGGGTGCGCCTGGTTCTATGGCTGCTATTAATACCTACACCTTGTTTTTTTTCCAGTTTGCTTTTGCAGCAACCGCCAGTACAATCACTACGGGTTCTCTGCTCGGTAGAACTGACTTTATTGGTGACTTAATTTACAGTGCCGTGATGGGAGCATTCAGTTATCCAATTATTGTCCATTGGGCTTGGAATGTTGACGGATGGTTATCTAAACTCAGTTATCACGACTTTGCAGGTAGTTCTATTGTGCATTCTGTAGGCGGTTGGACTGCGCTGGTTGGAGCTTATTTGCTGGGGCCTCGCCCTGGTCGTACACCTTGGGGAACGCCACCACCAGCCCATAATTTAAGCTTGGTGACATTGGGAACGATGATTCTCTGGTTTGGTTGGTATGGGTTTAACCCTGGTTCAACTCTCGGTGCTGGGAACACAGGATTGATTGGTTTGGTGACAGTCAATACCACATTATCGGCTGGAGCAGCAGCACTAGCGGCAATGATTTTTCAGTATATCCGCACTAGTAAGTGGAATTTAGAGTATTGTCTGAATGGTTCTTTAGGCGGATTAGTAGCAATTACAGCTGCTTGTGCTTATGTAGTACCTTGGGCTGCTGTGCTGATTGGATTAACGGCTGGCATTTTGGTAGTGCTGGGGATTGATCTAATTGAATCACTGAAAATTGATGACCCAGTAGCCGCTTTTTCCATACATGGAATTAACGGCATGATGGGTACTCTTTCTGTCGGTTTTTTGGGACAAGCGGAACTGACCCTGAACAAAAAAGCAGGCTTACTGTTAGGGGGTGGAATTGAATTATTAGGTATACAACTTCTAGGTGTCGTAGCGATCGCAGTTTTTACAGTTGGCTTAAGCTTTGTAATGTTCGCTGGTCTTAAAGCCATCGGACGCTTGCGTGTTCATCCCGAAGGCGATCGCCTAGGTATTGATGTTTATGAGCATGGTGCATCGGTGTGGCCTGATGTCTATGCAGTTGACAAGTTAGTAGAAGAGAAAAAATATCATCCCAAAAGTTCAGACGTTACGACCTTTGAGAATGAATGA